A window from Vulpes vulpes isolate BD-2025 chromosome 9, VulVul3, whole genome shotgun sequence encodes these proteins:
- the JUND gene encoding transcription factor JunD yields MTSTHKAARCCAVYRASPGQRRQGGVSGLAPPHHANERRHPHPMASGGSELIALGRGYKRARELRGAGAAASGGPGAAASAGAGAGPSGRGGAGPPGGRGHSPPPPGPARRGRRRMETPFYGDEALSGLGGGVSSSGGGGSFASPGRLFPGAPPTAATGSMMKKDALTLSLSEQVAAALKPAAAPPPAPLRTDGAPGTAPPDGLLASPDLGLLKLASPELERLIIQSNGLVTTTPTSTQFLYPKVAASEEQEFAEGFVKALEDLHKQNQLGTGAASAAAAAGGPSGTAAGAAPPGELAPAAATPEAPVYANLSSYAGGTGGSGGAATVAFAAEPVPFPPPPPPGALGPPRLTALKDEPQTVPDVPSFGESPPLSPIDMDTQERIKAERKRLRNRIAASKCRKRKLERISRLEEKVKTLKSQNTELASTASLLREQVAQLKQKVLSHVNSGCQLLPQHQVSAY; encoded by the coding sequence ATGACGTCAACCCACAAGGCAGCGCGCTGTTGTGCGGTTTACCGCGCGTCACCAGGGCAACGGCGCCAGGGGGGCGTCAGTGGTTTGGCCCCGCCCCACCATGCAAATGAGCGACGTCACCCACACCCAATGGCGAGCGGGGGCAGTGAGCTCATCGCACTGGGCCGAGGCTATAAGAGGGCGCGCGAACTGCGCGGCGCAGGAGCCGCCGCCAGCGGAGGGCCGGGCGCAGCGGCCTCGGCCGGGGCGGGCGCAGGGCCGAGCGGACGGGGGGGCGCAGGCCCCCCGGGCGGCCGCGgccactccccccctccccccgggccggcgcggcgggggaggcggaggaTGGAAACACCCTTCTACGGCGATGAGGCGCTGAGCGGCCTGGGCGGCGGCGTCAGTAGCAGTGGCGGCGGTGGTAGCTTCGCGTCCCCGGGTCGCCTGTTCCCCGGGGCGCCCCCGACGGCGGCGACTGGCAGCATGATGAAGAAAGACGCGCTGACGCTGAGCCTGAGCGAGCAGGTGGCGGCGGCGCTCAAGCCCGCGGccgcgccgcccccggcccccctgcGCACCGACGGCGCCCCCGGCACGGCGCCCCCCGACGGCCTACTCGCCTCGCCCGACCTGGGGCTGCTCAAGCTCGCCTCGCCCGAGCTCGAGCGCCTAATCATCCAGTCCAACGGGCTGGTCACCACCACGCCGACGAGCACTCAGTTCCTCTACCCCAAGGTGGCGGCCAGCGAGGAGCAGGAGTTTGCCGAGGGCTTCGTCAAGGCCCTGGAAGACTTGCACAAGCAGAACCAGCTGGGCACGGGCGCGGCCTCGGCAGCCGCGGCCGCCGGAGGACCCTCGGGCACGGCTGCGGGCGCCGCGCCTCCTGGCGAACTGGCCCCAGCGGCAGCCACGCCCGAGGCGCCCGTCTACGCGAACCTGAGCAGCTACGCGGGCGGCACCGGGGGTTCGGGGGGTGCTGCGACGGTCGCCTTCGCCGCCGAGCCTGTGCCCTTCCCTCCGCCGCCGCCCCCAGGCGCGCTGGGGCCGCCCCGCCTGACCGCGCTCAAGGATGAGCCGCAGACGGTGCCCGACGTGCCAAGCTTCGGCGAGAGCCCGCCGTTGTCGCCCATCGACATGGACACGCAGGAGCGCATTAAGGCCGAGCGCAAGCGGCTGCGCAACCGCATCGCTGCCTCTAAGTGCCGCAAGCGCAAGCTGGAGCGCATCTCGCGCCTCGAGGAGAAAGTGAAGACGCTCAAGAGCCAGAACACGGAGCTGGCGTCCACAGCGAGCCTGCTGCGCGAGCAGGTGGCGCAGCTCAAGCAGAAGGTCCTCAGCCACGTCAACAGCGGCTGCCAGCTGCTGCCCCAGCACCAGGTGTCCGCGTACTGA